A genomic region of Colletotrichum destructivum chromosome 1, complete sequence contains the following coding sequences:
- a CDS encoding Putative oligopeptide transporter, OPT superfamily, producing MPQPSSGKPSGTASGPMMADNDQGLDTKAEVEVSGREINPAPESTTSRYHDRDPVEDLRERLSQWGESSVYHGYDDDEDEQGSEHELLLDPNLPEEYETRIRKADLTPTEEVDDELAMKREEEEDSPYAEVRAAVRNYDEDVPCNTIRAWTIGLLLVTVGASMNTLFSLRQPSIGLGPLIAQIIAWPIGQGWAKVMPTKQFNTFGLKWSLNPGPFNIKEHSIIVVMAGVSFSVAYATDIILAQLVFYKQDFGIVFQLLLTISTQSLGYGIAGIMRKFLVYPAAMIWPGNLVSVTLMNAMYEANDRPDPSFIGGSMPRYKWFGIITLGSFCYYWIPGFLAQFLSIMAVATWIAPNNVVINQLFGGTSGLSILPLTLDWTQISGFVGSPLIPPWHAIANTLIGVVTFFVIGASIFHYSDVWYAQYLPMSDSGTYDNTGNPYNTSRILTPQLTLDVEAYKNYSPLFISTTFAISYGLSFAAIASLIVYTYLHNGKQIWAQYRNSSKEKPDIHMKLMKKYKEAPTWWYMGLFAIMLGLGFVTVLAYPTNLTWWAFLLAVAISFGFSLPIGIIQAVTNNQIGLNVLTEFIYGYIQPGRPLALMIFKTFGYITMSQSLSFVSDLKFGHYMKIPPRTMFMCQVVATTFSCFIQIAVLNAALKNIPEVCTPHQENKFSCPGGRVFFAASVIWGLIGPARMFSPGQVYSGLFIFFGLGAILPVIFYFAALKWPKSPVKYLMAPLIFGGAGAIPPATPLNYLSWGIVGYVFQHHIRKKHFGWWSRLNYLTSSGLDLGLALATLVIFLAFTLNRIDPPKWWGNDIVTATMDAQGTAIQSTPAPGTKFGPTSW from the exons ATGCCCCAACCATCTAGCGGTAAGCCGTCTGGCACGGCTTCAGGACCTATGATGGCGGACAACGATCAAGGGCTCGATACCAAAGCAGAGGTGGAAGTTAGTGGGCGCGAGATCAATCCCGCTCCCGAGTCTACTACGTCAAGATATCACGACCGTGATCCGGTAGAGGACTTGAGGGAGCGGCTCTCGCAATGGGGTGAGTCGAGTGTCTACCATGGCtatgatgacgatgaagatgagcAAGGGTCCGAACATGAACTTCTCTTAGATCCCAATCTGCCCGAAGAGTACGAGACGAGGATTCGCAAAGCCGATTTGACACCCACCGAAGAGGTTGACGATGAGCTCGCCatgaagagagaggaggaggaggactcGCCCTATGCCGAAGTACGCGCCGCCGTTCGCAACTACGACGAAGACGTCCCATGCAACACCATCAGAGCCTGGACTATCGGTCTATTGCTGGTCACTGTCGGCGCTTCAATGAACACGTTGTTCTCATTACGACAACCCTCCATCGGCCTTGGCCCTCTGATCGCGCAGATCATCGCCTGGCCCATTGGCCAAGGTTGGGCCAAGGTGATGCCCACCAAACAGTTCAATACGTTTGGCCTCAAGTGGAGTCTGAACCCTGGACCTTTCAACATTAAAGAACATTCCATTATCGTTGTGATGGCCGGTGTTTCCTTTTCGGTCGCATATGCCACCGACATCATTTTGGCTCAGCTGGTCTTCTACAAGCAGGACTTTGGCATCGTCTTTCAGCTCCTTCTCACAATCTCGACCCAGTCGCTGGGCTACGGAATCGCCGGCATCATGAGAAAGTTCCTAG TCTACCCGGCGGCCATGATCTGGCCCGGCAATCTGGTGTCTGTCACTTTGATGAACGCCATGTATGAGGCGAACGACCGGCCCGATCCCAGCTTCATTGGAGGTAGCATGCCTCGGTACAAGTGGTTCGGTATCATTACCCTCGGCTCATTTTGCTACTACTGGATACCCGGCTTCCTTGCCCAGTTTCTGAGTATCATGGCGGTCGCCACTTGGATCGCACCGAACAACGTTGTTATCAACCAACTGTTTGGTGGCACGAGCGGTCTTTCAATCCTGCCATTGACGCTCGACTGGACCCAGATCTCGGGATTCGTTGGTTCTCCGCTCATTCCTCCATG GCACGCGATTGCCAACACGCTTATTGGCGTTGTTACTTTCTTCGTCATCGGGGCCTCCATCTTCCATTACAGCGATGTCTGGTATGCCCAGTACCTGCCCATGAGTGACTCGGGCACGTACGACAACACCGGCAACCCGTACAACACGTCTCGCATCCTGACGCCCCAGCTCACGCTCGACGTGGAGGCCTACAAAAACTACTCGCCTCTGTTCATCAGCACGACATTTGCGATTTCATACGGGTTATCATTCGCTGCCATTGCCTCTCTGATTGTCTACACGTATCTGCACAACGGCAAGCAGATTTGGGCGCAGTATAGGAATAGTAGCAAGGAGAAGCCCGATATCCACATGAAGCTCATGAAGAAGTATAAGGAGGCGCCAACCTGGTGGTACATGGGCCTGTTCGCAATC ATGCTTGGTCTCGGTTTTGTCACTGTCTTGGCATACCCGACCAACCTGACATGGTGGGCATTTCTCCTGGCGGTGGCCATTTCCTTCGGCTTCTCACTGCCTATCGGCATCATTCAAGCCGTCACCAACAATCAGATCGGCTTAAACGTTTTGACCGAGTTCATTTACGGATACATTCAACCAGGACGACCGCTCGCGCTCATGAT ATTTAAAACTTTTGGGTACATCACCATGTCGCAGTCTCTGAGCTTCGTCTCCGACCTGAAGTTTGGCCACTATATGAAGATCCCGCCCAGAACCATGTTCATGTGTCAGGTCGTCGCCACGACCTTCTCATGCTTCATCCAGATTGCGGTGCTGAACGCTGCACTGAAGAATATCCCCGAGGTGTGCACTCCGCACCAGGAGAACAAATTCTCTTGCCCGGGCGGCCGCGTCTTCTTCGCTG CCTCCGTAATCTGGGGTCTCATCGGCCCCGCTCGCATGTTCTCCCCGGGCCAGGTGTACTCgggcctcttcatcttcttcggcctcggcgccattctccccgtcatcttctacttcgccgccctcaaaTGGCCTAAGTCGCCAGTCAAGTACCTCATGGCGCCCCTCATCTTcggcggagccggcgccATCCCGCCTGCAACGCCGCTCAACTACCTTAGCTGGGGCATTGTCGGCTACGTCTTCCAACACCACATTCGCAAGAAGCACTTTGGCTGGTGGTCGCGTCTCAACTACCTCACCTCGTCCggtctcgaccttggcctggCCCTCGCTACGCTtgtcatcttcctcgccttcacACTCAACCGAATCGACCCGCCCAAGTGGTGGGGCAATGACATTGTCACCGCGACCATGGACGCTCAGGGCACAGCGATCCAGTCCACGCCGGCCCCCGGCACGAAGTTTGGTCCAACTTCATGGTAA